In a genomic window of Sarcophilus harrisii chromosome 4, mSarHar1.11, whole genome shotgun sequence:
- the LOC116423590 gene encoding trace amine-associated receptor 9-like — protein MISSSNGSQTSALHLCYENINGSCIKVSYSPGLRVILYLALGSGIVLAVLGNLLVMISILHFKQLHSPANFLIASLACADFLVGATVMPFSMVRSVESCWYFGESYCKFHSSFDGSFCYCSIFHLCFISIDRYIAVTDPLVYPTKFTLSISAICILFSWFLAITFSFSLFYTGANDDGLEELVSALTCVGGCQIAMNQDWVLVDFLLFFIPTLVMVILYCKIFLVAKQQARKIESMSNQTESSSESYKARVSKRERKAAKTLGIAMIAFLISWFPYFIDSIIDAFVGFITPAYMYEIFIWFTYYNSAMNPLIYAFFYPWFRRAIKWIVTGKVFRGHSSTVNLFSEKN, from the coding sequence ATGATAAGCAGTAGCAATGGTTCCCAAACTTCAGCTTTACACCTCTGCTATGAGAACATCAATGGGTCTTGCATTAAAGTCTCTTACTCCCCTGGACTCCGAGTTATCCTCTACCTGGCTCTTGGCTCTGGGATTGTGCTGGCTGTCTTGGGAAATCTTCTGGTCATGATTTCAATTCTTCACTTCAAACAGCTGCACTCTCCAGCCAATTTTCTCATTGCCTCCTTGGCTTGTGCTGACTTTTTGGTGGGAGCCACTGTGATGCCCTTCAGCATGGTGAGGTCTGTGGAGAGTTGTTGGTACTTTGGGGAGAGTTACTGTAAATTTCACTCATCTTTTGATggttcattttgttattgttctatttttcacTTGTGCTTCATCTCCATTGATAGATACATTGCTGTGACTGACCCTCTTGTCTATCCAACCAAATTCACTCTGTCAATTTCAGCCATCTGCATCctgttctcttggttccttgCTATTACATttagtttttcacttttttacacAGGTGCCAATGATGATGGACTAGAAGAATTAGTAAGTGCTCTCACCTGTGTGGGAGGTTGTCAGATTGCTATGAATCAAGACTGGGTACTGGTAGACTTTCTGTTGTTCTTTATTCCCACTCTGGTTATGGTCATTCTTTATTGTAAGATTTTTCTAGTAGCTAAACAACAGGCTAGAAAGATTGAAAGTATGAGCAACCAAACTGAGTCATCCTCAGAGAGTTACAAAGCCAGAGTGtccaagagggagagaaaagcagCTAAAACCTTGGGCATTGCAATGATTGCATTTCTGATTTCATGGTTCCCATATTTTATTGATTCAATAATTGATGCATTTGTAGGGTTCATCACTCCAGCATATATGTATGAAATTTTCATTTGGTTTACCTATTATAACTCAGCCATGAATCCTCTGATTTATGCTTTCTTTTATCCTTGGTTTCGAAGAGCAATCAAATGGATTGTCACTGGGAAAGTCTTCAGAGGTCACTCTTCAACAGTAaatttgttttctgaaaaaaattaa